The DNA segment TTGGGCGATGTAATGCGCCGTGGCTTCCCCTTCCACCGTCGGGTTGGTGGCCAGAATCACCTCGGTAAAGGTGCCCTGCCCTTCAATGCGCGCCACCAACTGCGGGATACCAATGGCCTCCGGCCCCAGGCCGTCGAGCGGCGACAGGTGGCCCTTGAGCACGAAGTAGCGCCCGCGATAGCCGGTCTGCTCCACCGCGTAGACGTCCATCGGCCCTTCGACCACGCACAGCAGCGTATCGTCGCGACGGGGGTCGGCGCATTGCGGGCACAGTTCTTCTTCGGTGAGGGTGCGGCACTGGCGGCAATGGCCCACACCGTCCATGGCCTGGCTCAAGGCCTGGGCCAGTCGCGAGCCACCGCTGCGGTCACGCTCCAGCAGTTGCAGCGCCATGCGCTGGGCGGTTTTCTGGCCCACGCCCGGCAAGGTGCGCAGGGCGTCGATCAGTTGACGAATCAGAGGGCTGAAGCTCATGGGGCAAAGGTCCGACAAAACAACGAGACGCGGTTTATACCCGCGCCTCGGATAAGCGTCAAATACGCACGACCAACTTGCCGAAGTTGCGCCCTTCCAACAGGCCGATAAAGGCCTCGGGAGCCTGCTCCAGACCATCGACCACGTCTTCGCGGAACTTGACCTTGCCGTCCCGCACCCAGGGCGCCATGGCGCTGATAAATTCCGGGTGGCGGTCGCCATAGTCGTCGAACACGATAAACCCCTGGATACGCACGCGCTTGGTCAACAGGGTGCGTTGCAGCGCTGGCAGGCGATCAGGGCCGGTGGGCGCCTCATGGGCGTTGTAGCCGGCAATCAGGCCACACAGGGGGATCCGTGCCTTGGGATTGAGCAAGGGCAGCACAGCGTCGAAGACCTTGCCGCCGACGTTTTCATAATAGATATCCACCCCTTTGTCGCAGGCCTGGGCCAGCTCTTCGGCAAAGTCCGCGCTCTTGTGGTCGATGCACGCGTCAAACCCCAGCTCCTCCACCACATAACGGCACTTGTCCGCACCGCCGGCCACGCCGACCACCCGCAGGCCCTTGAGCTTGGCCACCTGGCCGACCACCGAGCCCACCGCACCGGAGGCCGCCGCCACCACCAGGGTTTCCCCGGCCTTGGGTTGGCCGATATCCATCAGGCCCATGTAGGCCGTCATGCCGGGCATGCCCAGCACACCCAGGGCCATGGACGGGCTCGGCAGGCCCTTGGGCACCGGCATCAGGTTGCGTCCGTCGCTGATGCTATGGCTTTGCCAGCCGGTGGCGCCGACCACCAGGTCGCCCACCTCGAACTTGGGGTTGCGCGACTGCTCGATGCGGCTCACAGCACCGCCAGTCATCACCTCGCCGATTTCTACCGGCGCGGCGTAGGACGGCGCGTCACTCATGCGCCCACGCATGTAGGGGTCAAGGGACAGGAACAGGGTCTTGAGCAGAACCTGGCCGTCTGCGAGGTCTGGCAGCGCTACGCGCTCCAGGCGGAAGTTTTCCGGCACGGGCGCACCCTGCGGGCGGGATACCAGGACGATGCGCTGGTTAAGGGTCATGGCTTCGGTCATCAGCGGGGCTCCTTTATATCGGTGATTGAATTCAGCGGTATAGAGTGCAGACAGCCATTGCAAGGCTGACGTTCGATTGTGCCCGACACAAACAAAAATGCCAGGCACGATGCCTGGCATTTTTGCAGTCGCGCGAGTCGATCAGAACGGCAGCTTCATGCCCGGCGGCAGTTGCATGCCCGCGGTCACGCCGGACATTTTGTCCTGGCTGTTGGCTTCGATCTTGCGCACGGCGTCGTTGACGGCCGCAGCGAACAAGGCTTCGAGCATTTCCAGGTCGTCTTCGCCAATGCCCGGCAATACGCTTGGGTCGATGCTCACACGCTTGATGTCGTGACGACCGGTCATCACCACGCTGACCATATCGCCACCGGCTTTACCGGTGACTTCGGCGTTGGCCAGTTCTTCCTGCATCTTGGCCATTTTTTCCTGCATCTGCTGCGCCTGCTTCATCAGGCCGGCCATGCCACCTTTCATCATGGGAATCACCTCAAAAGTACGTGGATCAATACGGCGCCGAGCCTCAAGGCACGGCGCCTGCAATTATCAGCCCGCTGCAGCCTGGGCTTCGACAGGTTCAATAGTATCGTGTCGCACCACCGCGCCAAACTGCTCCATCATCTGCTGGATCAGCGGATCGGCCTGGATCGACTCCTCGGCCTCGCGCTGGCGGTTGAGCCGGCGACGGGTGGCGGCCTGGGCCGGGGTTTCCTGCTCGGGCTTGATCAGCTCGATGGTCACCGTCAGGGTGCGTTCGTGGAACTGATTCAGGGCGTCGTTGAGGCGGCGCTGCTGGGTCGCGTTGAACAGGGCACTGTGGGCCGGGTCCAGGTGCAACAGCCAGTGATCGCCATCGACGGCAATCAGCGTGCAGTTGGCGGCGATGCTCCCGGTCATGCCGGAGATCGGCAATTTCGGGAACAGCTCCAGCCATTGCAGGGCGAGGCCGGTGGCCGGCATCGCGGCAGGTTCTGCCTCGGGCTCCGGCGCGGGCTCGGCGGTGTGTTCGCTGGCCAGGTCGTCCAGGTAGCTGTAGGCCGAATCCATGTCCGGCTCGATGTAATCTTCGTCCAGCGGCGGTTCGTCATCCAGGTCGATGCCGGGGATAGCGGCGTCCACTTCGGCGATGGTCGGCTCGGGCACGGGGGCGGCGACCCATTCCGGCGCGTCCGGCACTACGCTATCGGGGGTCGGCGTGGGCATGGGCGTGAGCTCGGGCTGCTCGCTGGTGGTTTCCAGCACGGCCTCGACTGCAGGCTCCTGCTCGGCCACGGCCTCTACCGGGTCGTTCCAGGGCAGATCGACCACAGGCGCGGGCTCAGGCTCGGCAACCGGCTCCGGCACCGCTACAGGCGCCACCGGCTCAACCGCGACCGGGGCGGCAGTGACTGCCACAGGTTCCGGCGCGATCACTGGCGCGACGACCGCCGCGCCAGCCACTGGTTTGGCGGAATCAACTGTGGCCTGGCTGATCCCCACTGGCTTTAGCGGCTGTCTCGGCGCATCGGCGGTGTCCGCCGGGCGGAACGCCAGCATGCGCAGCATGACCATTTCAAAGCCGCCGCGCGGGTCCGGGGCCAAGGGCAGGTCTCGGCGCCCGATCAGGCCCATCTGGTAGTAGAACTGCACATCTTCGGCCGGCAACGCCTGGGCCAGGGCCAACACGCGGTCGCGGTCGCCGTGGCCGTTATCGACCCCTTCAGGCAGCGCCTGGGCGATAGCGACGCGGTGCAGCACGTTGAGAATTTCCGAGAGCACGCCATTCCAGTCCGGGCCTTGCTCCGACAAATGGCGCACGGCTTCGAGCAGCGCCTTGGCATCGCCTTCGATCAACGCATGCAGTACGTCAAACACTTGCCCGTGATCGAGGGTGCCGAGCATGGCGCGCACATCGGCGGCCATCACTTTGCCTTCACCGAAGGCAATGGCCTGGTCGGTCAGGCTCATGGCGTCGCGCATCGAACCATCGGCGGCGCGGCCCAGCAGCCACAGCGCGTCGTCTTCGAACGGCACGTTCTCCACCCCCAGCACGTGGGTCAAATGCTCGACCACCCGCTCGGGGGTCATGTTCTTCAGGGAGAACTGCAGGCACCGCGACAAAATCGTTGCAGGAAGTTTCTGCGGGTCGGTGGTGGCCAGGATGAATTTAACGTAGGGCGGCGGCTCCTCCAGGGTTTTCAACAGGGCGTTGAAGGAGTGGCTGGAAAGCATGTGCACTTCGTCGATCAGGTAGACCTTGAAGCGGCCACGGCTGGGGGCGTACTGCACGTTGTCGAGCAGTTCGCGGGTGTCCTCGACCTTGGTGCGGCTCGCGGCGTCGATCTCGATCAGGTCGACAAAGCGCCCCTCGTCGATCTCCCGGCACACCGAGCAGGTGCCGCAGGGGGTGGAGGTGATGCCTGTCTCACAGTTCAGGCACTTGGCAATGATCCGCGCAATGGTGGTCTTGCCCACCCCGCGAGTGCCGGTGAACAGGTAGGCGTGGTGCAGCCGCTGGCTGTCCAAGGCATTGATCAGAGCCTTGAGCACATGGGTCTGGCCGACCATTTCGCGGAACGAGCGCGGACGCCATTTACGTGCAAGAACCTGATAACTCATCGAAAACCGTCGCAACTGGGAAGCGGAAGCCGGTAATGCTAGCGGAGCAGGGGCGAAATTGCATCCGGCACGCTCGCCTAATCTGACTAAGCTGGTAGTGGCCTCCCCTCCCAAGGGCTGATCTCGGAGAGTTTATGCGCGTAGTCCTGGGCGCTTTATGGATGATCACCACACTGAGCCTGGCGGCACCCGCCCCGTTGCGCTTCGCCATTTCCGACAGCTGGGCCATGCCCCTGGTGCAGATCGAGGCCGGCCAGCCGACCCAGGGCATTTTGTATGACCTGATGTTAAGCCTGGCCACCCAGGTTGGCCATCCGGCGCAGTTCCAGGTATTGGCCCGAGCCCGCATCGCCCCAGCCATGGAGCATGGCGAAATTGATGTGCGCTGCTACGTCGCACAGGCGTGGCTGAGCAACCTGTCCGGCGATTATGTCTGGAGCATCCCCTTGCTGGTGCAGCGTAATGTGCTGGTCAGCGTCCACGCCCCGCCGTTGTCGGTGAATGTGGCGAAGCTGGCTGCGCAGAATATCGGCACCGTGCTCAACTACAGCTACCCGACTCTCGAGCCGCTGTTCGCCAACGGCCAGCTGCAGCGCGACGACGCCCGCAGCGAAGAGCAAGTGCTGCACAAGCTGGTGGCGGGACGCTTCAGGTATGCCGTCACCAACGAATGGGCCCTGGAGCGCTTCAATCAGCGGCTACCCGTGGACCGCAGGCTGCACGTAGTGGCCGTGATCGAGGAGCAGAGCCTGGGCTGCTACGTGCGTAACGACCCAGCCTTGCCCGTGCAGCACATTTTGCGCACATTGCTGCGCATGAAGATGTCGGGGGAGATTGACGGCATCATCAGGCTCTACACCGGTGACCGCGAGCGCCCGCCTCAATCGTCGCCCGCACCATAGTTGAGCAGGTCAAACCCGGCGGCCCAGGCCGGCACCTCGTCAGCCGGCATGGGCTGGGCGAAGTAATAACCCTGGGCCACTTCGCAGCCCATGCGCAGCAGCAACTGGCCATGTTCAAGAGTTTCCAGGCCCTCG comes from the Pseudomonas shahriarae genome and includes:
- the recR gene encoding recombination mediator RecR → MSFSPLIRQLIDALRTLPGVGQKTAQRMALQLLERDRSGGSRLAQALSQAMDGVGHCRQCRTLTEEELCPQCADPRRDDTLLCVVEGPMDVYAVEQTGYRGRYFVLKGHLSPLDGLGPEAIGIPQLVARIEGQGTFTEVILATNPTVEGEATAHYIAQLLTNKGLITSRIAHGVPLGGELELVDGGTLAHSFAGRKPIAL
- a CDS encoding NADP-dependent oxidoreductase, with product MTEAMTLNQRIVLVSRPQGAPVPENFRLERVALPDLADGQVLLKTLFLSLDPYMRGRMSDAPSYAAPVEIGEVMTGGAVSRIEQSRNPKFEVGDLVVGATGWQSHSISDGRNLMPVPKGLPSPSMALGVLGMPGMTAYMGLMDIGQPKAGETLVVAAASGAVGSVVGQVAKLKGLRVVGVAGGADKCRYVVEELGFDACIDHKSADFAEELAQACDKGVDIYYENVGGKVFDAVLPLLNPKARIPLCGLIAGYNAHEAPTGPDRLPALQRTLLTKRVRIQGFIVFDDYGDRHPEFISAMAPWVRDGKVKFREDVVDGLEQAPEAFIGLLEGRNFGKLVVRI
- a CDS encoding YbaB/EbfC family nucleoid-associated protein, encoding MMKGGMAGLMKQAQQMQEKMAKMQEELANAEVTGKAGGDMVSVVMTGRHDIKRVSIDPSVLPGIGEDDLEMLEALFAAAVNDAVRKIEANSQDKMSGVTAGMQLPPGMKLPF
- the dnaX gene encoding DNA polymerase III subunit gamma/tau; protein product: MSYQVLARKWRPRSFREMVGQTHVLKALINALDSQRLHHAYLFTGTRGVGKTTIARIIAKCLNCETGITSTPCGTCSVCREIDEGRFVDLIEIDAASRTKVEDTRELLDNVQYAPSRGRFKVYLIDEVHMLSSHSFNALLKTLEEPPPYVKFILATTDPQKLPATILSRCLQFSLKNMTPERVVEHLTHVLGVENVPFEDDALWLLGRAADGSMRDAMSLTDQAIAFGEGKVMAADVRAMLGTLDHGQVFDVLHALIEGDAKALLEAVRHLSEQGPDWNGVLSEILNVLHRVAIAQALPEGVDNGHGDRDRVLALAQALPAEDVQFYYQMGLIGRRDLPLAPDPRGGFEMVMLRMLAFRPADTADAPRQPLKPVGISQATVDSAKPVAGAAVVAPVIAPEPVAVTAAPVAVEPVAPVAVPEPVAEPEPAPVVDLPWNDPVEAVAEQEPAVEAVLETTSEQPELTPMPTPTPDSVVPDAPEWVAAPVPEPTIAEVDAAIPGIDLDDEPPLDEDYIEPDMDSAYSYLDDLASEHTAEPAPEPEAEPAAMPATGLALQWLELFPKLPISGMTGSIAANCTLIAVDGDHWLLHLDPAHSALFNATQQRRLNDALNQFHERTLTVTIELIKPEQETPAQAATRRRLNRQREAEESIQADPLIQQMMEQFGAVVRHDTIEPVEAQAAAG
- a CDS encoding substrate-binding periplasmic protein, with translation MRVVLGALWMITTLSLAAPAPLRFAISDSWAMPLVQIEAGQPTQGILYDLMLSLATQVGHPAQFQVLARARIAPAMEHGEIDVRCYVAQAWLSNLSGDYVWSIPLLVQRNVLVSVHAPPLSVNVAKLAAQNIGTVLNYSYPTLEPLFANGQLQRDDARSEEQVLHKLVAGRFRYAVTNEWALERFNQRLPVDRRLHVVAVIEEQSLGCYVRNDPALPVQHILRTLLRMKMSGEIDGIIRLYTGDRERPPQSSPAP